A portion of the Staphylococcus felis genome contains these proteins:
- the lysA gene encoding diaminopimelate decarboxylase, whose translation MTVQYNQYGELTMQDTNLKLLAQSFGTPTIVYDEKQIRTQMRRYHEAFRKSDVDYELSYASKAFTCIQMVKLAKEENFDLDVVSMGELYTALEAGFDPKRIHFHGNNKTRDEIQYALDHDIGYFVIDALDEVDLIDSYASQKVDVLLRVNPGVEAHTHEFIQTGQEKSKFGLSIKYGLAEKAVSQIQKSKYLNLKGIHFHIGSQIEDTKGMIETAKIVLTWLKEKNIAIELLNLGGGFSVKYTENDQPFNIEKGIPEIIESIKSTCHTLEYPLPKLSVEPGRSIVAEAGITLYEVGTIKEIPSVNKYVSIDGGMSDHIRTSLYDAKYQALLVNRNDKVDETVTIAGKLCESGDIIIHEAQCPSTIQRGDYIAILTTGAYHYSMASNYNQMQKPAVYFVQNGKAREVIKRQSLRQLIINDIK comes from the coding sequence AATTAACGATGCAGGACACAAATTTAAAGTTGCTAGCTCAAAGTTTTGGAACACCCACAATCGTTTATGACGAGAAACAAATCAGAACACAAATGAGACGTTATCATGAGGCATTTCGAAAAAGTGATGTCGACTATGAGTTATCATATGCCTCTAAAGCTTTTACATGCATACAAATGGTCAAGTTGGCAAAGGAAGAAAATTTTGATTTAGACGTAGTGTCTATGGGAGAGCTATATACAGCGCTAGAGGCTGGGTTTGATCCTAAACGAATTCATTTTCATGGCAATAATAAAACGAGAGATGAAATTCAATATGCATTAGATCATGACATTGGCTATTTTGTGATAGATGCTTTAGATGAAGTTGATTTGATTGATAGCTATGCTTCTCAAAAAGTAGATGTTTTATTAAGAGTTAATCCTGGTGTTGAAGCACATACGCATGAATTCATTCAAACTGGCCAAGAAAAGAGTAAATTTGGACTCTCTATCAAATATGGCTTGGCTGAAAAAGCGGTATCACAAATACAAAAATCGAAGTATTTAAATTTGAAGGGTATCCATTTTCATATAGGATCACAAATTGAAGATACAAAAGGTATGATTGAAACTGCAAAGATTGTCTTAACTTGGCTAAAAGAAAAGAATATTGCAATTGAATTATTAAATCTAGGTGGTGGATTCAGTGTTAAATATACAGAAAATGATCAACCATTTAACATTGAAAAAGGCATACCTGAAATAATAGAAAGTATAAAATCGACTTGTCACACACTTGAGTATCCCCTACCTAAACTGAGTGTTGAGCCTGGACGTTCGATTGTTGCAGAAGCAGGTATAACATTATATGAAGTAGGAACAATTAAAGAAATTCCTTCAGTTAATAAGTATGTATCAATTGATGGTGGTATGAGTGATCATATACGTACATCTTTATATGATGCAAAATATCAAGCTTTACTCGTTAATCGTAACGATAAAGTTGATGAAACGGTAACCATTGCTGGGAAGTTATGCGAATCTGGAGATATCATTATACATGAAGCGCAATGCCCTTCTACAATTCAACGAGGAGATTATATCGCTATTTTAACAACAGGCGCTTATCATTATAGTATGGCATCTAATTACAATCAAATGCAGAAGCCTGCAGTTTATTTTGTACAAAATGGCAAAGCCCGTGAGGTTATCAAGCGTCAAAGTTTACGTCAATTAATCATTAATGATATCAAATAG
- the cspA gene encoding cold shock protein CspA, translating into MKQSTVKWFNAEKGFGFIEVEGENDVFVHFSAINQEGYKSLEEGQSVEFEVVEGDRGPQAANVVKL; encoded by the coding sequence ATGAAACAAAGTACAGTAAAATGGTTTAACGCTGAAAAAGGTTTTGGTTTTATCGAAGTTGAAGGAGAAAACGATGTATTCGTACACTTCTCAGCTATTAACCAAGAAGGATACAAATCATTAGAAGAAGGTCAATCAGTTGAATTTGAAGTAGTTGAAGGCGACCGCGGTCCTCAAGCTGCAAACGTTGTTAAACTATAA